A genomic segment from Falsibacillus albus encodes:
- a CDS encoding S-adenosylmethionine:tRNA ribosyltransferase-isomerase, translating to MMNATPQKSFQVPDYLNASVPAEYRGLTRDSVNLMVIDSASGQSYHRRFDEIGKFLMPGDLLVLNKSRTIPAVIIGEQDGKKVEVRLSHAHSGNQWEALIASNDFDQQKEISFPDGVNAKVIGTGSEMPLVILAFSVGGAELFNFFYLHGNPIRYEYIHTDWPLDAYQTVYASAPGSVEMASAGRAFTWRLLQELRQKGVKLGFIQLHAGLSYYGNDQWPNPSNHPEAFEIPEQTASHINEAKRNGHRVIAVGTTVVRTLESAATEKGMVKAAKGITNMYITKDTELQIADGLLTGFHEPEASHMDMLTAFLQEGTLLKSYQEAIDHGYLWHEFGDMNLILPMGGVLA from the coding sequence CCAGGTGCCGGACTATTTAAACGCATCCGTCCCGGCTGAATATAGAGGATTGACAAGAGACAGCGTCAATCTTATGGTCATCGACTCTGCCAGCGGGCAATCCTATCATCGCCGTTTTGATGAAATCGGGAAATTTTTAATGCCGGGTGATCTATTGGTCTTGAACAAGAGCAGAACCATTCCTGCCGTCATCATCGGGGAACAGGATGGAAAAAAAGTCGAGGTACGGTTATCACATGCTCATTCCGGGAACCAATGGGAGGCGCTGATCGCGTCCAATGACTTCGATCAGCAAAAAGAGATTTCGTTTCCCGATGGCGTTAACGCGAAGGTGATAGGAACTGGAAGTGAAATGCCGCTCGTTATCCTGGCGTTTTCAGTCGGTGGAGCAGAGCTTTTCAATTTCTTTTATCTGCACGGAAATCCGATCAGATATGAATATATTCACACTGACTGGCCGCTCGATGCCTATCAGACTGTCTATGCATCGGCACCGGGGTCGGTGGAAATGGCATCTGCCGGAAGGGCGTTTACATGGAGGCTGCTTCAGGAGCTGAGGCAAAAGGGCGTAAAGCTTGGATTCATCCAATTGCATGCAGGGCTGAGCTACTATGGGAATGACCAATGGCCAAACCCATCCAATCACCCGGAAGCATTCGAGATCCCTGAACAGACGGCCAGCCATATTAATGAAGCAAAAAGAAATGGCCACAGGGTGATAGCTGTCGGAACAACCGTCGTCAGGACATTGGAGAGTGCGGCGACTGAAAAAGGCATGGTGAAAGCCGCGAAAGGGATCACCAATATGTATATTACGAAGGACACCGAACTTCAAATCGCCGATGGTCTTTTAACGGGCTTCCATGAACCTGAAGCAAGCCACATGGATATGCTGACGGCATTTTTACAGGAGGGCACCTTGTTGAAATCATACCAGGAAGCCATCGATCACGGCTATTTATGGCATGAATTCGGGGATATGAATTTGATCCTGCCAATGGGAGGTGTATTGGCTTGA
- a CDS encoding VOC family protein codes for MKWHHCGIQAADLRNAISFYEQLFGFTVEARLSLVDEEIAFLKRDGITIELVQGEVGPAKAGSLHMAWQVDHLDKWMKSLGQMNVHPAEGPFHLENGWKVAFFKGSNDEVIELMEIG; via the coding sequence TTGAAGTGGCACCATTGCGGAATTCAAGCAGCCGACCTGCGAAATGCCATATCCTTTTATGAACAACTTTTTGGATTTACAGTCGAAGCGCGGCTATCACTGGTGGATGAGGAAATTGCTTTTTTGAAAAGGGACGGCATAACGATTGAGCTTGTCCAAGGGGAAGTAGGTCCGGCTAAAGCGGGAAGCCTCCATATGGCATGGCAGGTGGATCATTTGGATAAATGGATGAAGAGTCTGGGACAAATGAATGTACATCCTGCAGAAGGACCGTTCCATCTTGAAAATGGATGGAAGGTCGCCTTCTTTAAAGGATCGAATGACGAAGTGATCGAACTGATGGAAATCGGCTGA
- a CDS encoding tryptophan 2,3-dioxygenase family protein: protein MYNKKDSSLSDYEKYIKTEELLSLQKNEEELCCEDELTFQTIHQIAELHFKLIIQYIHRTDAHLKNGEVTMAADQLRRINLHVKQLPDVFNMVKVISPRDYHTIRLALGRGSGQDSPGFNRILELGPILWKPFQDILSKRSLSVLELHQQFNQQHELFDLMQELIQFDEGFQSFRHHHIQIVKRMIGFETKSLKGIPAKALERGAKFEFYPELWKAISELTDLTGSSYNPQPLQD, encoded by the coding sequence ATGTACAACAAAAAGGATTCGTCTCTTTCAGATTATGAGAAATATATAAAAACGGAAGAGTTGTTAAGCCTGCAGAAAAACGAGGAAGAGCTTTGCTGCGAGGATGAATTGACGTTTCAAACAATCCATCAGATTGCAGAGCTGCATTTTAAATTGATTATCCAATATATCCATCGGACCGATGCCCACTTGAAAAATGGAGAAGTGACCATGGCCGCCGATCAGCTTCGCCGGATCAACCTTCATGTCAAGCAGCTTCCCGATGTGTTCAACATGGTAAAGGTCATCAGTCCTCGCGACTATCATACAATCAGGCTGGCCCTTGGGAGAGGAAGCGGACAAGACTCACCTGGATTCAATCGCATTTTGGAATTGGGTCCGATTTTATGGAAGCCCTTTCAAGATATTTTGTCAAAGCGTTCGCTTTCGGTCCTTGAGCTGCATCAGCAATTTAACCAACAGCACGAACTGTTTGATTTGATGCAGGAACTCATTCAATTCGATGAAGGATTTCAATCGTTCAGGCATCACCATATTCAGATTGTCAAACGGATGATTGGCTTTGAGACGAAGAGCTTAAAAGGGATTCCTGCCAAAGCGCTGGAAAGAGGAGCGAAATTCGAGTTTTACCCAGAGCTGTGGAAGGCGATTTCCGAGTTGACGGATTTGACCGGATCCAGCTACAATCCCCAGCCGCTGCAGGATTGA
- a CDS encoding ABC-F family ATP-binding cassette domain-containing protein, translating to MSILTVKNLSHGFGDRAIFNDVSFRLLKGEHIGLIGANGEGKSTFMNIITGQLEPDEGKVEWSKKVRVGYLDQHTVLERGLSIRDVLKGAFQYLFDLEQEMNDIFGKMGDASPEELEALMEESGTLQDILTNNDFYIIDAKVEEIARGLGLDEIGLDRDVQDLSGGQRTKVLLAKLLLEKPEILLLDEPTNYLDEQHIEWLKRYLQEYENAFILISHDIPFLNSVINLIYHMENQELNRYVGDYDDFMKVYEIKKQQLESAYKKQQQEIADLKDFVARNKARVSTRNMAMSRQKKLDKMDMIELAAEKPKPEFRFKHARTSSKLIFETKDLVIGYNEPLSKPLNLRMERGQKLALVGANGIGKTTLLKSILGEIKPMSGSVELGDNLFTGYFEQEVKGSNYNTCIEEVWSEFPSFTQYEVRAALAKCGLTTKHIESKVEVLSGGEKAKVRLCKLINKETNLLVLDEPTNHLDVDAKEELKRALQAYKGSILLISHEPEFYQDVATEVWNCENWTTKVF from the coding sequence ATGAGTATTTTAACAGTGAAAAATTTAAGCCACGGTTTTGGCGACCGTGCCATTTTTAATGACGTCTCCTTTCGTCTATTAAAAGGGGAGCATATTGGCCTGATCGGAGCCAATGGTGAAGGAAAATCGACGTTCATGAACATTATCACAGGCCAGCTTGAACCGGATGAAGGGAAAGTGGAATGGTCAAAAAAAGTCCGGGTCGGATATTTGGATCAGCACACTGTCCTTGAAAGGGGATTGTCGATTCGCGATGTGCTGAAAGGGGCATTTCAATATTTGTTCGACCTTGAGCAGGAAATGAACGATATTTTTGGCAAGATGGGGGATGCTTCCCCGGAGGAATTGGAAGCACTCATGGAAGAGTCCGGCACGCTTCAGGATATTTTAACCAATAATGACTTTTATATCATCGATGCAAAAGTTGAAGAAATCGCGCGCGGGCTTGGATTGGATGAAATCGGCCTCGATCGTGACGTCCAAGACTTGAGCGGCGGTCAGCGGACAAAAGTATTGCTGGCAAAGCTCCTTTTGGAGAAGCCCGAAATCCTCCTGCTGGATGAACCGACAAACTACTTGGACGAACAGCATATCGAATGGCTGAAGCGCTATCTGCAGGAATACGAGAATGCCTTCATCTTGATTTCGCATGATATCCCATTCTTGAATAGTGTCATCAACTTGATCTACCATATGGAAAATCAAGAATTGAACCGCTATGTCGGAGATTATGATGATTTCATGAAGGTTTATGAAATCAAAAAGCAGCAGCTTGAATCGGCCTATAAAAAGCAGCAGCAGGAAATTGCCGACCTGAAGGATTTCGTCGCACGCAACAAAGCACGTGTGTCCACCAGGAATATGGCAATGTCACGCCAGAAGAAGCTTGATAAGATGGATATGATCGAGCTGGCTGCCGAGAAGCCGAAGCCGGAATTCCGCTTCAAGCACGCACGCACGTCATCCAAGCTTATCTTCGAAACGAAGGATTTGGTGATCGGCTATAATGAACCATTATCGAAGCCGTTGAACCTTCGGATGGAGCGGGGCCAGAAGCTTGCGCTTGTCGGTGCCAACGGAATCGGGAAGACCACGCTATTAAAGAGCATCCTTGGTGAAATCAAACCAATGAGCGGTTCCGTTGAACTTGGGGATAATCTTTTTACAGGCTATTTCGAACAGGAAGTAAAAGGCTCCAATTACAACACCTGCATCGAAGAGGTTTGGAGCGAGTTTCCTTCCTTTACACAATATGAAGTGCGGGCAGCCCTTGCAAAATGCGGACTGACCACCAAGCATATTGAAAGCAAGGTGGAAGTGCTGAGCGGTGGAGAAAAGGCGAAGGTCAGACTTTGTAAATTAATCAACAAAGAAACAAACCTACTCGTCCTGGATGAGCCCACGAACCACTTGGATGTGGATGCAAAGGAAGAACTGAAGCGCGCCTTGCAGGCATATAAAGGCAGCATCCTCCTCATCAGCCATGAGCCTGAATTTTATCAAGACGTGGCAACGGAAGTATGGAATTGCGAAAACTGGACAACGAAAGTTTTCTAA
- the kynB gene encoding arylformamidase, giving the protein MKIIDISQKLHNEIPVWPGDTPFQFQLGWKMEDSGSVNVGQVRMSTHTGTHIDAPFHFEEDGKRVADLPLERFIGTALVVDVSGLGSIGRSDLEHLDLSGATKLLLKTGAWTDRRAFPPEIPHLREDIAPYLVSSGIDLIGVEVPSVDPLDSKELPAHHALQYHNIQILEGIVLDHVNIGTYQLIALPLSLVEGDGCPVRAVLIEK; this is encoded by the coding sequence ATGAAAATCATTGATATATCCCAAAAGCTTCATAATGAGATACCCGTTTGGCCAGGCGACACCCCTTTTCAGTTTCAATTGGGCTGGAAAATGGAAGATTCGGGGTCTGTGAATGTGGGACAGGTCCGGATGAGCACACATACCGGAACGCACATCGATGCCCCCTTCCACTTTGAAGAGGACGGAAAACGGGTTGCAGACCTGCCGCTTGAGCGTTTCATCGGGACTGCGCTCGTAGTGGATGTATCAGGATTGGGCAGCATTGGCCGCTCCGACCTGGAACATCTGGATTTATCAGGTGCCACTAAGCTTCTTCTCAAAACAGGTGCCTGGACCGATCGCCGTGCATTCCCTCCTGAAATTCCCCATCTGCGGGAAGACATCGCACCATATCTTGTTTCAAGCGGGATCGACTTGATCGGCGTAGAGGTTCCTTCCGTCGATCCGTTGGACAGCAAAGAATTGCCTGCACACCATGCACTGCAGTATCACAACATCCAGATCCTTGAGGGCATCGTCCTTGATCATGTAAATATTGGAACCTATCAATTGATCGCCCTGCCGCTGTCGTTGGTCGAAGGCGATGGCTGTCCTGTCAGGGCCGTACTCATTGAAAAATAA
- the kynU gene encoding kynureninase, with protein sequence MKSENYRLSEEYAKELDSSDPLKKFKQEFYVKSGQYYMDGNSLGLLSKRAETSLMKAMDTWRDYGIDGWTQGEHPWFYLSESLGEKSAPLIGAKKEEVIVTGSITTNIHQMVSTFFKPSKSRNKILADELTFPSDIYALKSQLTLKGLSPEEHLIQVQSRDGLTIDEQDIIGAMTDDISLILLPSVMYRSGQLLDMKLLTKEAHKRGIFIGFDLAHSIGAIPHSLHEWNVDFAVWCNYKYLNSGPGGVGGLYVHESHLGKAPGLAGWFSSKKDKQFDMEHTLDHSHDAGAFQIGTPHVLSCAPLLGSLELFEEAGIENLRQKSLKQTRFMMELIKYELNGHDFEMVNPSNDSKRGGHICLQHKEAARICKALKDRHVIPDFRAPNMIRLAPIAFYSSYQDIWRTVQILKEIMEQEVYLKYENKRDVVA encoded by the coding sequence ATCCTTTAAAAAAATTCAAACAAGAGTTTTATGTAAAAAGCGGCCAATATTATATGGATGGAAATTCGCTCGGCCTGCTCTCCAAGAGGGCAGAGACTTCCTTGATGAAGGCCATGGATACTTGGCGCGATTATGGGATTGACGGCTGGACCCAAGGAGAACATCCGTGGTTTTATTTATCCGAATCCCTCGGGGAAAAGTCAGCACCGCTCATCGGAGCAAAAAAAGAGGAAGTGATTGTAACCGGTTCCATCACAACGAACATTCACCAGATGGTATCCACCTTTTTTAAGCCTTCGAAATCAAGAAACAAAATTTTGGCCGATGAATTGACATTCCCTTCTGATATATACGCCTTGAAAAGCCAGCTGACTCTAAAAGGGCTTTCACCTGAAGAGCATCTCATCCAGGTGCAAAGCAGGGATGGATTGACAATTGATGAACAGGACATCATCGGCGCCATGACAGACGATATTTCCTTGATTCTCCTTCCTTCTGTTATGTATCGAAGCGGACAGCTGCTTGATATGAAGCTTCTGACAAAAGAAGCTCATAAACGGGGGATCTTCATCGGATTCGACCTTGCCCACTCCATCGGGGCGATTCCGCACTCCCTCCACGAATGGAACGTCGACTTCGCCGTTTGGTGCAATTATAAATATTTGAACAGCGGCCCTGGCGGAGTCGGCGGGCTCTATGTCCATGAGTCACACCTAGGAAAAGCTCCCGGTCTTGCAGGGTGGTTCAGCTCGAAAAAGGACAAGCAATTCGACATGGAGCATACACTTGACCATTCCCATGATGCAGGGGCCTTTCAAATCGGCACTCCTCATGTATTAAGCTGTGCCCCGCTGCTTGGTTCGCTTGAATTATTCGAAGAAGCGGGCATCGAGAATCTACGCCAAAAATCATTGAAACAGACAAGATTTATGATGGAATTGATTAAATACGAACTGAATGGACATGACTTTGAGATGGTCAATCCTTCAAACGATTCCAAAAGGGGCGGCCACATCTGCCTTCAACACAAGGAAGCCGCAAGAATTTGCAAAGCGCTGAAAGACCGTCACGTGATACCCGACTTCCGGGCGCCTAATATGATCCGCCTTGCTCCGATCGCCTTTTATTCTTCTTATCAGGATATATGGAGAACGGTTCAAATCCTGAAAGAAATCATGGAGCAGGAAGTGTATTTAAAATATGAAAACAAACGAGATGTCGTTGCCTAA